A segment of the Halogeometricum sp. S3BR5-2 genome:
ACAGCTGCAAAAGGCACTGAGCAACCGATTCTTTGACTCACTCGACGAGCTAACAACAGCGATCGACACCGCTCTCGACAAACTCTCCGTCCCTAAAGTGAGCAATTACTTCTAGTGTCTACTATAGCGCAGTGAAGAACAGCGGACACAGTGCTGTCCGGCCCTCGCTAGCAGCACTCGCAGCGTCCCGTATCGCACAGAGGAAGGGAAGTCCAAAAGACACGAGTTTCGGCTGTGTGCCCGTTGAGGTCCGATCCCAGCGAGCGACTGCTTTCGGCTCGTGCACGCCTTCTCGACTCGTGTTAGTCCCGATGCGATTCTATGTGCACTTTGAACAGCGATGCTTTCACTTCGAGTGTTCCGCGACGTAGACGCCAGCTAGCTCCGTGTCCTCGACCCGCAACGTCACCTCGTCACCTTCTTCGTAAGGGTGCGCAGTGACGACAGTCACTGCCTCGAGAGGCTGGCGACGAACGAACGCCCAGAGAAGTTGCAGGAGCGAGGGATGGCCCCCTTTCCGGACGACGATGACGTAGCGCGACTCGGCCAACTCCTGCAGACTGGACGTCAAATCGTGCTCGCCCAACTCGTTTGGAGGGACGACGTGCAGGACTTCGCCCTGAATTTCCTCGGTCACAGTCTTACGAGGAGAGCGAACAGGATGAATAACCTGCTATGGACCGAGACATCCGGGTGCAACAGGAGTTCTCAAGCGTGCGGTCTCGGAACTACTGAAATGAACCGTCTGGTTCATCGCGTAGAATCGCGGATGTATAATACTGTGGGGATGGCGTCTGTGTGCTAGAAACCTCACCAACGCGGGCGTAAACTGCGGACGAGGTGGTGTCCGTACTAGAACAGCAGCACTCATCAGACCCTCTGTGGAGAAAAGCAGAAGAACACGAGACACGGGAGGCGGCTGTATACGACTCCGAGTCAAACGGTGTCTCCGTGACCCACCCAGCCAACCGACCGTTTCTCTCGACGACCCAACAGCACCGAATTAGAGTTTACGGTATAATGCGACGGTACGTGCGAAAGCATCCGCACACGGTGAGCGTATCGCTTCCGGAGGTACGGGAACAGCCGCCGATTCCACAGAGAAAATCCGACAACATCAGCCGTGGGAGAATCTCAATGACGAGCCTCCAACTCCTCAATCAAATCCGAAAGTGTATCACGGACTTCTTTGGCCTTCTCTATGTCCATCTGTTCGTAGGCTAGCTTGCTGGCGTTGATACTGATCGTGCGACCGCCAGCATCAATATTCCAGTATTCCTCTCCGACAAGATGCACGCAGAGATAGAACATTCTCTTAGTATTATGTCATTTGTTCGTTCTCAAATCCTCTCACTCGTTTGCAGTGTATCCAGGGAGAGCCGCGGTGATTCACGCAGACTGACGCGTGTACGACAGGGCTATCTCTTCAGCCGACCATGTTCTTGAACTGAAAAGACATGGCATCGACACCAAGCCACCCAGTCACGGGAACCGAGCAATCGCCGACGGTGCGACGATGGAACTACTTGAGGGTCGGCGGGCTCGCGGCACTGGCTGAAGCGGCCATCTACGTCGCCGGGATCGCGTACTTCCTCGTAATCCTCGATTTCGCGGGCGCCGCTGGGCCGCTCGAACAGATCGAACTGTTCGTCGCGAACGAGACCAGCCTGTACGCGATGTACCTGCTCATCTACGTCGTCTTTGGAATCATCCTCGTGGCGCTCGTCCTCGCACTCCACGAGCGACTCGCGACCGACGCACCGATGCTGATGCGTGCGACGACCGCGTTCGGCCTCATCTGGGCCGGACTCGTCATCGCCAGTGGGATGGTTGCCACCCTCGCAACCGGAGTCGTTGTCGACTTGTATAGTACCGACCCCGCCCAAGCGACGACGGTCTGGCTGGCGGTCAGTCCGGTTATCGACGGGCTCGGAGGTGGAAACGAAATCGTCGGTGGTCTCTGGACGCTACTCGTCAGCATCGTCGCGTTGCAGACGCAAGCACTGCACCGCGTGCTGAACTACGTCGGTCTCGTGGTCGGCACGGCCGGCATCCTCTCGGCCATCCCGGCGCTCGGAGAAATCGGCGGGGGAATCTTTGGGCTCACCCAGATCGTCTGGTTCGTCGGCCTGGGCATCCTCCTCCTGCGCACGAGTCGGAGCTGAAGCCACAGGGCGTCGACCGTCCGAATCCCACGGTGGATTCGCGCATCTTCAGGCGCGGGAAAAAGTCGACAGAAGTCGTCAGTCTTTTTTGTTACTATTCCTACCACTGCGCATATGGTCCCACTCGAAGTGTCGACAGTCCCGCTTCAGGGCAGTGATACCGGTGGTATCGGACTTCTCCTGTTCCAGTTGGTACTCGCCGTGATTCAAATTGCCGGGATGTGGGCGGTATTCGAGAAAGCCGGCCGCGCGGGATGGAAGGCGATCATCCCGATATACAACTTCTACGTCATGCTTCAGATCGGGAAGAACGCGTGGTGGTGGTTGGTGCTCGTATTCGTGCCGATAGTGAACATTTACGCGCTGTACAAAATCCACGCCGGAGTGGCCCGATTCTTCGGGCGAGGCATCGGCTTTGGGCTTGGACTCACGTTCCTCGGCATCATCTTCTACCCACTCTTGGGCTTCGGTGACTATCAGCCCCGCCAGTCCGGTGGGCTGGCGTGACTACTCTCCTATCGAGGGTCTGAGGTCCATCACTAACTAAGGCAAGCGAGGACCACCGCATGTGTCTTCAATTATATAACTAGTTGAAAGAACTCTGCTCGTTTCAGACTCGGTGTACGATCAATGAAGTGAAGTCGAGCAGCGGGTATCAACGCAGGTCCGAGCTATGTCGCCCACTGCAGCGGAATTCTTTTGTGATGATACGCCGTCGATTCGGGTATAAGAGCCGACGAGAGTTCGGCATTATTCGTCTCCCTCAAAGAGGTCGTGTGCTCCGACCAGGATATCAAATTCGTGGTCACGTTTGGGTCTCAGATCACGGGAGAAGCGACTGACGCATCCGATCTCGATATCGCCGTCAAATTCTCTGACGATCTCTCGAGCAGCGAACGATTCGAAGAGCGGTGTTTCCTGTCGGGAGACCTCCAACAAGAGAGATGGCCATTTATCGACATCTCTGACATTGAAACGCTTCCTCTCGACGTCGCACACGACCCCGTCAACGGAACACTCGTCTGCGGTGACGAGCACGCGTTTGGACGGTTCAAGGAAACTATCGAAGCGACGTTCGATGACCAACGTGATGACCTTCGCCGACAGCAACGTGCTGTGATTTCGGATACGACGGGTACGAGGACGGAGTTCGGCGTTCTGTTGGAAAGCTTATATCGGTTCGGCCACGCAAGGAGCATATGTCAATGGGAAATCAGTACTCCGATCTTCGATATCCGCTCGGAGTTGTCGGACTCATCATCGTCTCGCTCTTCCTGAGAGCAGGCATCAGGAGGATTGTTGATGGCCTGGTTACTGACTCGGTCTCGTGGGTCCCACTGTTCGGTACGGTTGGGCGGACCGTGCTGATCTACAGTTGGGCTGTATCCCTGTTCGCGTTCGTTCTCGTTCCCATAGTGGCTTTCTGGTTCGGGACGAGGTACGGACAGAGATCAGGATGAGTATGGCCACTCACCGGGCTGTATCGGTGACAGCTCCCTCCTCGGCCGTCGTATGCACGAGACGATGCAAGTATGGGACACCTTTGACCTCGACGGCCTACCCGAAGTACAACGCGAGTTCTCCGAGGCGTGGCGGGATACCGACGAAATCATCTGCTCAGCCACCCTGGAACACCGTGCCGGAAGCGGACTCGCCCAGAGCAGACGTTCGACCCCGACAGGAGACAGGCCATGAGAGACCAAGCTGATCGCGACCTGTCAATCGGTGGCGCCGACCCCGCTGCCGAGGCCATCCGGGCAGACCCGGTCGACCGGTGCGTACTGCGCTTAGTCCCGACGATTGTCGGTGGGGGAACCCGACTCCTCCCCGACGCAACGCGGGTTGACCTGGCTCTCAATACGACGCGCCGTTTCGACGATGAGTCCGCCCTAGTCGACTACAGCCTCCGATGACGAAACCGATCCCCAAACAGGCATCGAGAAAGACCACCAGTCAGAGCACCGGAACGGATTGCCTTCACCTAGGAAACTACGCGCCCTCTATTCGGCACGTCCGCAGCAACCTCACCAAACCCTGCCAAGAACCACGTGCTGACTACAGAGGATGGATTCAGCACGGAGGGCTCGTTTATTCCACTCTGCCCAGACTGAACTAACCGCTGAGTAGCGCCTGCATATTCAGCACCACCCCACAAAATGGAGAGTTGCAGGTTGTCTATAGTACAACGTCACCTACTTGTGTCGGATTCCTCCTCGGGTCCACCACCGTTTTCCGGTAACTGGATGCCCGGTCTCGGCGTTTCGAACGGGCGACCGCCTTTCAAACTAAACAGCATCTCCCGGGTCGACAGAACCCGAATCTCCGGATACCGGCGTCTCTCGGCTTGCGCGTAGCTCGCGAGCGCGACCAATACGACGCCACCAGTCGTGTTGCCAAGCAAAATCGGAAGCCAGAACTCGTAAATCAGGGTGAGTACCCCCGGACTCGGCGTCTTGAGGAACATGACGAAGAGTGCTTCAGCGCCTGAACTCACGACGTGGTACAGGCCGAGGACGGGAATCGTGAAGAAGACGAGATAAGTGATTACGACACGCGAAATTGTATCTTGCACAGCCGTATGGAGCCACACCACGCCAGCAACAAGCCACCCCGCGAACAGGGCCTTGAAGAACAGGTCCCACCAGCCCAGTTCGAGGCCGTGCTGGAGGAATTCGGCTCCGACCTCCATCTCTGCCGGCGTAAGTACGTGCGTGTTTGCGAGGATGAACGCGCCGAACGCGGCACCGATGACATTCGCCAGCAGGACGACGCTCCACATGCGTAATAGCAAGGGGAGACTGGCCAACCGGGTTAGGACTAGCTTGACAGGTGGGAGAGTGGTCTCGGTGTACAGTTCGTACCGTCCGAGAATGATGTACATGAACCCGATCGGATACAGCACTGCGGCGAGGAATCTATTGTTTGGGAACGTCGCGGTCCCGACCGTGTAGCCGATGAACGTCAAGACGATCGCGAAGCCGGCGGTGAAACCGCTGAAAAACAGTTCCGAGAGCGTGCTGTCGATTTCCTCATCGGCGGACGCAAGTAGCCGTTGATGGATTTCATCCCATGAGAAGCGATCGCCGAGTGCCCAGCCCGCTGCCGGGACGCCGGAAGCAGCCCGGTCCTGGGACCGGACGACTGGTGGCGAGTCCTCGGATTCGTCGCTCATGAATACCCTCCAGACAGCAACTGCTGTGGTTCGACTATATTCGGAGTCGGGTCCGCTCGTTGGACGTGGATAATCCGGGATCCCGAGCCAAGATGAAATGGTGGTACCATAATGTCTCTCCCTGAATATGGGTGACAATCTGTAGCATTATGAGTTTTATCAGCGGTAAGCGGGAGACGGCTTCCGGCGTTCGGACGTATAGCGTTCCGTTATCCCGTGCATGTGAGTCAGGGCCAACTAACTGGTGACTATTCCTCTGAAGCTGCCATTCTGTTGACTACATCCTCTATACTCAGCACGCGACTCTTGACAGTGTTCGGTGAGGTCTCTGCAATCATGTTGAATAGAGGGCGCGAATCGGTCACTGGCACAGCATCCAGTATGTGCGAGTCGGATTGCTCAGAACAGAGCGTGTAGTTCGCGTCAGTGCTGACGTTTACAAATACGGGAACTCACATCGAAGTATGGTTGCCACGTATCCAATACTGTCACTACTGGTCATCTTCGCACTCTCATTGTTGATTGTGCGTATTGGTTCAATTGCGCTGGAGATGACGGGCCTCTCACCAGATGTGGCCTCCTTCCAAGCTACGTCGGCATTTTCTGGGGCTGGATATACGACCGAAGAGGCTGAACAGGCCGTCACCACGGCAGGCCGCCGCAAAACCGTGAAGGCGCTTATTCGGCTTGGCAGTATCGGACTCCTCGGTGCAATTTCGTCGCTTGTCCTTTCGTTCACCCGTACTGGTGGCGGAAACCTGCTGAACTTGTTGTACATTCTCGGTGGTGCCGGTGTGATTATTCTGTTCGCACGGAGTCGGTGGTTCAACCGACTCGTTACGCCATTCATCGAGTGGACACTTAGCAAGACGACAGAGTTGGAGGTCACGGATTATGCCCAATTACTTGGGTTACGACGCGAGTATCGTGTGGCAGAGGTAGAAATCAGCGCGGGTGATTGGCTGGCAGAGAAGACTATTACTGAGTTGGATTTACCAGGTGAAGGTGTGTCGATACTCGGCATCCGCCGGGACGACTCATACATAGGTGCGCCACAACCAGATGTGAAGGTAAAACCGGGAGACACACTTGTCCTCTATGGGAAACAAGACCGTCTAAAAGAATTGTCAGGACGTCTTAGTGGAGATACAAAAGCCCGAGGGGATGCTGTTGAAGACCATGAAGAAACACTTGAAGAGCAAAAACAACTCATCGAGCAATAAGCACCCTCTTCTAATCGATTCGTTCGGCCCATCCAGTGTGAACTAAAGGATGACGGTCTGCTGAATACATCCTCTGTCCGTAGCATCGTGACCGGGAAGTTCGAATGACCGATTCGCGCCCTCTGTTCAGCACGACCACACGGACCTCACCGAACGCTGTCAGAAACGAGTGCTGACTCTTGCGGAGCCCGTCTCTTCCCCGTTCGTACCGAGCAATCGTCCGCAGAGACTCACATAGATGCAAGGAGGAAGCCCACAGCTTCAGCCGTGGGAGGAATCCGACAGTCCATTCTACCAACCACGAACGATAGGAGTCCGACTCCCCCACGCCAGCCAGGGGGGTTTATAAAACACCACTCTATACGTGAAGTTACAGATGGAGGTCAAACGAACCATTCCGGTCGAACTCTCGGTTCCAGATGACCGAGAGGACGACCTCCATCAGACCATCGAGCAGTTCAACCACGCTTGCAACTACACCGTCCAACACGGTCGCAACGACGACGGCTACCTCATCCTCAACAAGTCCACCATACACGACGAGGTGTATCACGACTTGCGAGACGAGACAGACCTACCCGCGAACCTCTGCGTTCGAGCCTACTCGAAAGCCGTCGAAGCGATGAAATCCACCATCGCTGACTGGAAAAAGGGGAACAGCCGACCACTCCCACGGTTCAACGAATCGTCAGCAGTCTACGATAAACGGACGTTGACTATCAAGGACAGGTCGGCCACCCTCTCCACCATCAACGGTCGGGTCGCCGTAGAGTACGTTCTCGGTGACTACCAGAAGTCCTACCTCGATGATGACGACTACGAGAAGCGGATGGGAACGCTCCACTACCGCGAGGACGACGAAACGTTCTACCTCCACATCGTCATCAAGAAAGAGACCGAAGAACGCGACGGTGACAAAGTGTTGGGTGTGGACTTGAACCTGAAGAACGTCGCCGTAACGAGTACGGGGTCGTTCTACGATGGTGGTGAACTATTGTGGGGTCAGAACCACTACTTCCGCGTGCGTCGAAGCCTTCAGCACAAAGGCACTCGCTCCGCCAAGCAGGTACTCCGGCGACTGTCGGGGCGAGAAAACCGCTTCGTGCTGAATCGCCTGCACACGATTTCTCGACGCATCGTGGAAGAGGCAGACATCCACGACTGTTCGTACATCGCCGTCGAACGCCTGACCCACATCCGCGAGCGGATGGACAGTCGGAACGACCAAGTGAAGCGTCAGATGCACAACTGGGCGTTCCGCGAACTCCAAGACATGCTCGCGTACAAGGCTAGCGAGTACGGTATCCACGTTGAACAGATACCGCCCGCGTTTACGAGTCAGACCTGCTCGAAGTGCGGGCATCAATCCAGTACGAATCGTAATTCGGACGGGTGGTTCGAGTGTAACGAGTGTGGGTACTCAGTTGATGGCGACTACAACGCTTCCAAGAACATCGGTCAGAAACTGCTAACTTTACCAGAGGGCAAACGTCCCTCTGGGTTGGGCGACGGTCATCTCGCCCTCAAATCCGGGATGCTGAACGGGAATGGCGATTACGCCGCCTACGACGTTTCGTCGTCAGACCGGGAGTCCACGGACAAGCCCACGACTTCAGTCGTGGGTCGATGACACTTCGGTAACCGAGATCGCGTTGAGTGGTGTCCGCCCACCATGAGGCTCGAATCGTATCGTCATCCCCGCCTTCTATCCCGACGACGATATCTGATGAGAGAGATGGGGTTCACGCCGTCCTGCGGACGCGAGTGGGTCGACGTGTCGATATTCGGAATAGAGTTTTATTTCCTAGACATACACTTGTGAAATCGATATCCTGAAGATTTATTTACAGATGTGGTCTCAAAATCGGGCAATACATAGGCAGAGGTTTGGGCAGATTCCACAGTATCTGTTTGTCGGAGCATACTGGTACATTCGGTGCATAAATCGGAGAAAAAGACCGATCGATTTCGCGACGCCGAGGCCCAAGTCCGTAACCGTCCGACTCGTACTTCAACGAACCAAATTGCCATCCATTACACATCTATATATGTAATATCCCGATAGCGACATCCAGAGGACTGAGATTGTGACCGCTTATCGCTCATCAGCTTCAGGGAGTACAACGACGGCACTCACTCGCGCTCCCTCCGACCAAGTGCACGAGACTGTTTACCGAAGCGCGGAACCTTATATAGGCGAGATTGACCTCACCTACGGTCGATGAGAGCAGAGACACTTCACCTGGGTTCCGATTCAGAGATAACTATCGCTTGGTTGAACTGTGTTGTGTGGTAACTCGTCCTTCCCGAGATACAGAACATTATAAGTCGAACTACCAGAGCTCATCAGTGCTGACATCGAGGCTGAGGCGCCGGACAGACGAAAATAGCATACGGGGTGGGACCCCGTACCTCGAACAGCACAGTTTAGCGGAAAACCCACGAGAATTCGACCCCGAGACAGCCGAGCGGTTTCGACCGTTACTCGGTTCGGCGTAGCCCCGACGCGATTTTCTCGGCGGTCACGGGGAGGTCGACCACGCGCACGCCGCAGGCGTTGCGAACGGCGTTCGCGACGGCGGCCGGCGGGGCGATGTTACACGTCTCCCCGACGCTCTTCGCGCCGAACGGGCCGGACGGTTCGTACGGTTCGACGAGGATGCCCGTCGTTCGCGCGGGGATGTCCGTGGCTCGGGGAGACTCGTACTCCCGAAGCGTCGTCACTTCGGGGCGGCCGTCCTCGTCCCACGTGACCGCTTCGGATACCGCCTGTCCGTATCCCATGACGGCGGCACCGATGACTTGTCCGCGGCAGTTCTCGGGGTGGATGGCGTAGCCGACGTCGGCGGCGCTGACCAGTTGCATCACCTCGAAATCGCCCGTCTCCAGGTCGACTTCGACCTCCGCGACCTGTGCGGCGAACGGTTTCGGCGAGAGTTCCGGCGCGGCGTCGCCGTGGCCGATGATTCGTTTCTTCCGCCCATCGATACCGGTGAAGATGCGTTCCGCGAGGTCGGCGACTCGAATCTGGTCGCCGGACGGACCGGTGATGGCCCCTTCCGAGAGCGCGAGCGACTCGCGGCTATCCTCGAGGTAGTCGGTCGCGGCGTCGCACAGTTTCTCGGCGGCTTCTTCCGCGGCGCGTCGGACCGCCGTTCCGGAGACGTACGTCGTCGAGGAGCCGTAGGCGCCGTTGTCCCAGGGCGTCGCGTCCGTGTCGTCGCTCTGGACGTGGATGTCGCTCGTCGGGATACCGAGGACGCCCGAAGCGATCTGCGCCATCGTCGTGTCGGCACCTTGTCCGATGTCGCCGACGCCGACCCGAAGCGTCGCGGTGCCGTCGTCCTCGATGGTTATCTCCGCACCGGCGAACTCGTCGCCTGCGACACCGGATTTGTGCATCGCGAGTCCGATACCGAATCCGCGAGCGTACCGCCCGTCCTCCGTCTCGACCGTTCGCGGTTCGTCGCGCCAGTCGGCGTCCGCGGTCGCCTCGTCGATACACTCTTCGAGTCCGATGGCGGCGAAGGGACGCTTGCTCTCGGAGAATCCGGGGTCGAACGCCTTCAGACCGTCGTGGACGATGTTCCGCCGTCTGAGTTCGAGCGGCGGTATTCCGACCGCTTCGGCCACTTCGTCGATGTGACTCTCGACGGCGAACGCGCCCTGCGGCGACCCGTACCCGCGCATCGCGGCGGCGGGCGTGATATTGGTGTAGACGGCGCGCCCGGTGAATCGCCGGTTTTCGAGGTCGTACACGGACAGCGGTTCGTGCCCGCCGTTCGACAGTACGGTCAATGCGTGGTTTCCGTACGCGCCCGTGTTCGACGTAATGTCCACGTCCATCGCCGTGAGTTCCCCGTCCTCGGTGACGGCCGTTTTGACGGTGATATCCATCGCGTGCCGGCAGTGAGTCGCGTACAGGTCTTCTTCCCTCGACGTGACGAGCCGAACCTTCGCGTCGGCCTTCCGCGCGAGTGCCGCACAGTAGTACTGCGTCGGGAGCGTGTCCTGCTTCCCGCCGAATCCCCCGCCGACGCGTGGCTTTACCACTTTCACCTTCGCTCGCGGCAGGCCGAACGCGCGTGCGACGTTGTCGCGGACGAGATGAGGCGTCTGCGTGCTGGTGCGGAGGACGAGGCGGTCGCGGTCGTCTATCCACGCGATAGTGGCGTTCGGCTCCAACTGGGCGTGCTGAACGGTCTGCGTCGAGTACTCGCCCTCGACGACGATATCGGCCTCGGCGAAGGCGGCGTCCACGTTTCCCTCGCTCGATTCGACCTCGGCGACCACGTTCCGGTCGCGGTCACAGCCGGGTTGTGGGTTCTCGTACTCGTCTTCGTCGTGAAGCGTCGGTGCCTCCGGTGCCATCGCCTCCTCGGGCGCGAGGACGTGGTCGTGCACCTCGTACTCGACCTCGATGGCGTCGAGTGCCGCGGCCGCGATGTCGTCGGTGTCGGCGGCCACTGCCGCCACGGGGTCGCCGACGAATCGAACCGTCGGGTCGTTTCCTCCCTCGTCGTACGGTGCCGGCTGCGGGTGCGGGACGCCCTGCCTGCAGTAGCGGTGGGGAAAGTCCGCTGTTCGGGTGACGACGGCGCGGACGCCCTCCATCGACGCTGCCTCGGACGTATCGATGTCGCGGACGGTCGCGTGAGCGTGTGGGCTGTACAGGACCTTCCCCGCGAGTGCGTCGTCGGCCACCACATCGTCCGTGTAGGCCGCCTTTCCGGTGACGAGTCCGCGACCGTCGACCTTCTCGACGCTGTCGCCGACGTCGCCCGGGGCCGACGCTCGTCTCTCGTCGCGGTCGCTCACGCTACTCTCCGCGGGCGGCGTCCGGGTCTGCTCACTCATCGCTCTCACCACCGAATCCGCAGTCACAGCCCGGACACCCGCCGTCGGTAACGGCTGACGACTGCTCGGACGTCTCCGTCTCGCCTCGTATCCGCGCTGCGGCGTCTTCGACGGCGTCGAACTGTTGGACGTATCCGGTGCACCGACAGATGTTCCCGTTCAACGCGCTCGCGATCTCCTCCCGCGTCGG
Coding sequences within it:
- a CDS encoding DUF7526 family protein codes for the protein MTEEIQGEVLHVVPPNELGEHDLTSSLQELAESRYVIVVRKGGHPSLLQLLWAFVRRQPLEAVTVVTAHPYEEGDEVTLRVEDTELAGVYVAEHSK
- a CDS encoding DUF5684 domain-containing protein, coding for MVPLEVSTVPLQGSDTGGIGLLLFQLVLAVIQIAGMWAVFEKAGRAGWKAIIPIYNFYVMLQIGKNAWWWLVLVFVPIVNIYALYKIHAGVARFFGRGIGFGLGLTFLGIIFYPLLGFGDYQPRQSGGLA
- a CDS encoding nucleotidyltransferase domain-containing protein; this encodes MVTFGSQITGEATDASDLDIAVKFSDDLSSSERFEERCFLSGDLQQERWPFIDISDIETLPLDVAHDPVNGTLVCGDEHAFGRFKETIEATFDDQRDDLRRQQRAVISDTTGTRTEFGVLLESLYRFGHARSICQWEISTPIFDIRSELSDSSSSRSS
- a CDS encoding formate/nitrite transporter family protein — encoded protein: MSDESEDSPPVVRSQDRAASGVPAAGWALGDRFSWDEIHQRLLASADEEIDSTLSELFFSGFTAGFAIVLTFIGYTVGTATFPNNRFLAAVLYPIGFMYIILGRYELYTETTLPPVKLVLTRLASLPLLLRMWSVVLLANVIGAAFGAFILANTHVLTPAEMEVGAEFLQHGLELGWWDLFFKALFAGWLVAGVVWLHTAVQDTISRVVITYLVFFTIPVLGLYHVVSSGAEALFVMFLKTPSPGVLTLIYEFWLPILLGNTTGGVVLVALASYAQAERRRYPEIRVLSTREMLFSLKGGRPFETPRPGIQLPENGGGPEEESDTSR
- a CDS encoding potassium channel family protein; translation: MVATYPILSLLVIFALSLLIVRIGSIALEMTGLSPDVASFQATSAFSGAGYTTEEAEQAVTTAGRRKTVKALIRLGSIGLLGAISSLVLSFTRTGGGNLLNLLYILGGAGVIILFARSRWFNRLVTPFIEWTLSKTTELEVTDYAQLLGLRREYRVAEVEISAGDWLAEKTITELDLPGEGVSILGIRRDDSYIGAPQPDVKVKPGDTLVLYGKQDRLKELSGRLSGDTKARGDAVEDHEETLEEQKQLIEQ
- a CDS encoding RNA-guided endonuclease InsQ/TnpB family protein, with translation MEVKRTIPVELSVPDDREDDLHQTIEQFNHACNYTVQHGRNDDGYLILNKSTIHDEVYHDLRDETDLPANLCVRAYSKAVEAMKSTIADWKKGNSRPLPRFNESSAVYDKRTLTIKDRSATLSTINGRVAVEYVLGDYQKSYLDDDDYEKRMGTLHYREDDETFYLHIVIKKETEERDGDKVLGVDLNLKNVAVTSTGSFYDGGELLWGQNHYFRVRRSLQHKGTRSAKQVLRRLSGRENRFVLNRLHTISRRIVEEADIHDCSYIAVERLTHIRERMDSRNDQVKRQMHNWAFRELQDMLAYKASEYGIHVEQIPPAFTSQTCSKCGHQSSTNRNSDGWFECNECGYSVDGDYNASKNIGQKLLTLPEGKRPSGLGDGHLALKSGMLNGNGDYAAYDVSSSDRESTDKPTTSVVGR
- a CDS encoding xanthine dehydrogenase family protein molybdopterin-binding subunit, coding for MSEQTRTPPAESSVSDRDERRASAPGDVGDSVEKVDGRGLVTGKAAYTDDVVADDALAGKVLYSPHAHATVRDIDTSEAASMEGVRAVVTRTADFPHRYCRQGVPHPQPAPYDEGGNDPTVRFVGDPVAAVAADTDDIAAAALDAIEVEYEVHDHVLAPEEAMAPEAPTLHDEDEYENPQPGCDRDRNVVAEVESSEGNVDAAFAEADIVVEGEYSTQTVQHAQLEPNATIAWIDDRDRLVLRTSTQTPHLVRDNVARAFGLPRAKVKVVKPRVGGGFGGKQDTLPTQYYCAALARKADAKVRLVTSREEDLYATHCRHAMDITVKTAVTEDGELTAMDVDITSNTGAYGNHALTVLSNGGHEPLSVYDLENRRFTGRAVYTNITPAAAMRGYGSPQGAFAVESHIDEVAEAVGIPPLELRRRNIVHDGLKAFDPGFSESKRPFAAIGLEECIDEATADADWRDEPRTVETEDGRYARGFGIGLAMHKSGVAGDEFAGAEITIEDDGTATLRVGVGDIGQGADTTMAQIASGVLGIPTSDIHVQSDDTDATPWDNGAYGSSTTYVSGTAVRRAAEEAAEKLCDAATDYLEDSRESLALSEGAITGPSGDQIRVADLAERIFTGIDGRKKRIIGHGDAAPELSPKPFAAQVAEVEVDLETGDFEVMQLVSAADVGYAIHPENCRGQVIGAAVMGYGQAVSEAVTWDEDGRPEVTTLREYESPRATDIPARTTGILVEPYEPSGPFGAKSVGETCNIAPPAAVANAVRNACGVRVVDLPVTAEKIASGLRRTE